The segment TTGCCCGTGGAGTCCTTGAGGATGTTGACCTTGCTCCCGGCCTCCCACATGCCGCGCTGGAAGGCGAGGATGGCGTTCGACATCGGGTTGAGCAGGTAGACCTCGGCGACCCAGGCGTGGTTGCGGGCGACCGTCTGCACCTGGGTCCAGGCGTAGACGATGGGCGAGGCCCAGAAGAAGATGAGGAGCGCCACCTCGACCAGGTACTGGATGTCGCGCAGGTAGACGTTGAGGGCGGAGAGCAGGAGCGCCAGCGCGACGCCGTAGGTCACCACGACGATCACGGCGGCCAGCGCGTAGAGCAGGTTCCAGCTGAGCGGGAACTGCCCCGTGACGATGATGGCCCCGAGGAGGACGATCATCTGGATCCCGAAGTTGAACAGCGCCGAGCCGATCGAGGCCAGGGGGAAGAGCTCCCGGGGCACGTAGACCTTCTTGATCAGGCCCGCGTTGGCGAGGATCGACGTCGTCGACGACGCGATGATCTCGTTGTAGAGGCCCCAGATCGTGAGACCCGAGTAGACGAAGACGGCGTATTGCGGCACCGAGCGGGCGGCGCCGAGGAACTGGCCGATCGCCACGTAGTAGATCAGGAGCATCGTCAGCGGTCGGATGAACGACCAGACGAAGCCGAGGCTCGAATCCTTGTAGCGGGCCTTGAGCTCGCGCCGGATGAGCAGGTTGAGGAGGCTCTTGTGCAGGACGACGTCGCGCACACCGCCCCAGAAACCGCCCAGGAGGGTCGCGTCGGGAGCGCCCGCCGCCACGAAGGGAAGCTTCTCCAATCGGCGGATGCGTTCTTCGGCTGCTGTCGTCGTCACTGGACTCCCAATTCTCGCCCGCGTCACCCGTAGCAAGCTGTCGTCCGCAGGGGCGGAGGAGACGGGGTTCCGGATTCGGGCGCGGTTTATTATGCCAGAGCGCGCATCCCTGACGGGCCAAGCCCCCGTGCTACAGTCCCGAGTCGTGTCTGCCAACCGAAGTCTCGTCGTCGGAGCGGGCGGTCTCCTCGGGAGCGCCGTCGCCAAGGAATGCGCCGAGCGCGGTGACAGCGTGACCTCGCTTCGCGTGCCCTGGGCCGACCGGGAGGCGTCCGTCCGGGTCCTCACCGAGGCGCTCGTCTCGTTCGTCCGCGACGCCGGCGAGGAGCCCTGGACCCTCTTCTGGTGCGCCGGCACCGGCGTCGTCGCCACGGGCGAGGAGGAGTTCGCCGCCGAGAAAGCGGTCGTCGAGCAGGTCCTCGTCGGCTCGACGGACGCCCTGCGCGACGAGGGCCTCCACCCCAGCCACGGGACCGTCTTCTTCGCCTCCTCCGCCGGAGCCACCTTCGCCGGCAACACCGAGCCGCCCTTCTCCGAGGGCTCCGACGCCGTCCCGCTGGCGCCCTACGGACGCAGCAAGCTCGCCCTCGAGGAGCTCTTCGCCTCGTGGGCCGCGTCGTCGGGGGCACGGCTGCTCATCGGGCGGATCTCGAACCTCTACGGTCCCGGCCAGAACATCCTGAAGCCCCAGGGCCTCATCTCGCAGTTGATCGCGGCGCGCCTCGACGGCCGGACCTCGAACATCTACGTCCCGATGGGGACCGTCCGCGACTACCTCTACGTCGACGACGCCGCCGCGATGATCCGCGACGCGGTCGACCTCGTCGCCCGGGAGGCTCCCGCGTTCCGAACGCTGAAGATCTTCGCCTCGCAGGAGGGCCTCTCCATCACGGACCTCGTCGAGAGGCTCGAGGGCGTGCTCGACCGGAAGCTCGACATCGTGTCCGGTCACGACCCCGCCGCCGTCTACCAGGCCCTCGACCTGCGCTTCGTCTCGCGGGTCCTGACCGAGGTCGACGACCGCGAGCTCGTGCCGGTGACCGAGGGCATGCGGCGCACCGCCGAGGCGCTCGAGCGCAAGCACGCCGAGGCGCACGGCCCGGCCTGAGAGCCCGTCAGCCCCGGGTGAGCTCCCACATGGCGTCGGCGTAGTCGTCCCAGCTCGGGCGCTCGAGACCGCGGCTCAGCGCGCTGAGCTCCTCGATCAGCGTGTCGTCGCCGAGGAGCGACCCCAGGGCCTCAGCGATGGCCCGCACGTCGTGCGGCGAGACGCAGAGCGCCCCGTTGCCCTCGCCGAGTTCGCGCTGACTGCCGAAGTCGGCGGTGACGACCGGCGTGCCGCTCGCCAGCGACTCCGCGACCGGGAGCCCGAAGCCCTCGTTGATGCTGCAGAAGACGGAGAAGCGGGCAACGCCGTAGAGCGCCCAGACGGTCTCGTCGTCGACGCCCGACAGGAGCGAGATGGGCCGCCCCCGGCGTCGCAGGTCGCGGACGAGCTCCTGGAACTCGCGGTCGTTCCACGAGTTGCCGCCCACCATCACGAGGTGGAAGTCGTCGCCGGCGCGCCAGCGCAGTTCGGCGGCGGTCACCAGGTTGAGGTGGTTCTTCCGCGGCTCGTGGCTCCCCACCGCGAGGACGGTCGGCCGGCCGTCGTCGAGCCCCAGCTCGCTCCGGACGCGGTCGACGGTGGCCTCCGAGACCTCCTCGCTCTGCCAGGGCAGGGCGACCGTCTCGACGCGGGGCCCCTCGAGGCCGGCTCCGGCGAGCATCCTGCGCCACCCGGCGTACTCGCCGGCGGAGGCCGCCGAGATCGCGCCGACCGCCTGGAAGGAGGCGAGCGCCGCGAGGTACTTGGAGAAGGCCCCCGGCATGCCGGGTCCGGTCGTCTCGGAGGTCGTCACCGGGATGCAGTCGAACCCGATGGCGATCGAGCGGCCGCGGCCGAACCGGGCGATGGTGTGGATGTTCTCGGTGCGTCGCCCCGCGACGCTGATCTCCGGCAGCACGTAGGTGGCCTCGAACGGGATGACCGTGGCGCCGCCGACGCGGACGATGCGGGCGCGCGGGGCGTCCTCCAGGACGACGCGGTCGATCTCGTCCTCCGGCGTCCCGCCCAGGCGGGCGCCGCTGCGGTCCCACGACACGAGCGTGACGTCGTGGTCGCGGGCCCACCGGGTGAGGGTCTCGCGGGCGACGCGCTGGATGCCCGTGGTGAAGCGGCTCCTGCCGGTGTCGGTCACGTCGGCGATCAGCCCCGACTGGACGACGACCTCGACCGAGCGCTGCGCGACGCGGTCGACGGTGACCGTCTCGTAGGCCCGCGTCAGCGGACGCTCGAGGCCGAACCGCCGCCACTCGCGGGTGAACTCGACGATGTCGAG is part of the Frondihabitans sp. 762G35 genome and harbors:
- a CDS encoding ABC transporter permease, with translation MTTTAAEERIRRLEKLPFVAAGAPDATLLGGFWGGVRDVVLHKSLLNLLIRRELKARYKDSSLGFVWSFIRPLTMLLIYYVAIGQFLGAARSVPQYAVFVYSGLTIWGLYNEIIASSTTSILANAGLIKKVYVPRELFPLASIGSALFNFGIQMIVLLGAIIVTGQFPLSWNLLYALAAVIVVVTYGVALALLLSALNVYLRDIQYLVEVALLIFFWASPIVYAWTQVQTVARNHAWVAEVYLLNPMSNAILAFQRGMWEAGSKVNILKDSTGKDVAVPPVDWPAHLELRLLVLFVIGLALIWVAQRIFARLQGNFAQEI
- a CDS encoding glycosyltransferase family 4 protein; the protein is MPVVTLATLAHEGDDRALRAAAAALSGSELGWRRSSGRRLVREIARAFGDTPDDSVSYLLLACLGRGIPAALDIVEFTREWRRFGLERPLTRAYETVTVDRVAQRSVEVVVQSGLIADVTDTGRSRFTTGIQRVARETLTRWARDHDVTLVSWDRSGARLGGTPEDEIDRVVLEDAPRARIVRVGGATVIPFEATYVLPEISVAGRRTENIHTIARFGRGRSIAIGFDCIPVTTSETTGPGMPGAFSKYLAALASFQAVGAISAASAGEYAGWRRMLAGAGLEGPRVETVALPWQSEEVSEATVDRVRSELGLDDGRPTVLAVGSHEPRKNHLNLVTAAELRWRAGDDFHLVMVGGNSWNDREFQELVRDLRRRGRPISLLSGVDDETVWALYGVARFSVFCSINEGFGLPVAESLASGTPVVTADFGSQRELGEGNGALCVSPHDVRAIAEALGSLLGDDTLIEELSALSRGLERPSWDDYADAMWELTRG
- a CDS encoding NAD-dependent epimerase/dehydratase family protein; protein product: MSANRSLVVGAGGLLGSAVAKECAERGDSVTSLRVPWADREASVRVLTEALVSFVRDAGEEPWTLFWCAGTGVVATGEEEFAAEKAVVEQVLVGSTDALRDEGLHPSHGTVFFASSAGATFAGNTEPPFSEGSDAVPLAPYGRSKLALEELFASWAASSGARLLIGRISNLYGPGQNILKPQGLISQLIAARLDGRTSNIYVPMGTVRDYLYVDDAAAMIRDAVDLVAREAPAFRTLKIFASQEGLSITDLVERLEGVLDRKLDIVSGHDPAAVYQALDLRFVSRVLTEVDDRELVPVTEGMRRTAEALERKHAEAHGPA